In Globicephala melas chromosome 20, mGloMel1.2, whole genome shotgun sequence, the genomic window AGTTGACCCTTCCGGACCCAGGAGTGCACAGCACCCAGTTCCCTCCGCTGGTCCTCTGAGAACCGAGGCTGCTGCTTCTGCATAGCCCGGAGCCGCTCCCGGTCCTGCTTCAGCACAGAGGCCATGTCCCTGCTCCGGGAAGGGGTTCAGGAGGCAGAGAATGGGAGCTGGGGCCAGGGCCCACGAGGCTGGCATTTTTCCTTTACCTCAACTCCCCAGCTCCCCACTCACTGCCTCATGCTCCTCCCCTGAACCGGTGCTCTGGGAATTCAGGCCTTCCAGGACCAGGAAAGCTGCCCTCAGCCTGACTAATGGTGGGGCTCCAAGGGGCGGAGGGCAGAACAGGAAAGCCCCAGAGCAGAGCCAGGCCcagaaagaaaaccccaagtTAGCTGCAGTGAGGGTGGGCCGCCAGCCTCCCCACTCCTCTGAAGAAGAGGCAGAGGAGGTCCCTGAAAGTCCTCACCTGGAGGGCACCTGATAGGTCATCATGACATGCTGGTCAGCATTGGCCATGAGCAGCCAGATGGGATCCTGGAGCACGTACTTAATGACCTGGTCCCCGGGCTCAGCCCTGGCACGGgcagccccagcctcagcctcgGAAGAATCGACGCTGCCGAAGTACTTGCTCGTGTGGCTGCTCTGACTGCTGCCTGTAGAGTGAGGGGCGGGCAACCAACAGAGTCAGGCCGCCCGGCGCTCCACCAGGCCTCGCTCAAGCCCACTGGCCTTAGGAAGCAGGGCAGGGGCCCAGGCTGCTTGGCCAAAGTGGGGCCTGGCCTCCCAACCCCCCAGACACTGTCCTACCCCGGGAGGTGTTGTGGGAGGCAGGGCACTCACGCGTGATGCTGGCTGAGGTGCTGCTCCCCTCATGGGAGCCTGAGCCAGACCCAGAGCCCAAGCCAGAGCCCAAGGAGCCCGAGGCAGCAGAGCCCGTGCCAGAGCGCGAGTCCTCCTGCAGCAGCAACTCCAGCAGGTCGCTGGAGCCCGAGAGCGCGTCCTGGTTGGAGGACTCAGTTATCtccacctgggggaggggaggggagggattaAGGGATCAGCACCTAGGCTTCCCTTCAACTGCTGCCTCTGGCCGGGAGCGCACCCAAGCCAAGCGGCCTCTTCCCACTCCATGACAGTGGGCCCAGGCTGAGTGATGAGAGCTGGCGCAGAGCAGCGCCGTGGCGCTGGGCCCTTTCCAAGCAGCAGAGGCACGCTCAGAAGTTACTGGGATGTCCTCGCCACCTGTCAGACAGACGGGCctgtccccacttcacagatgaggcagCTGATTTCTGCCTCATTCAGAAACGCAGCTGGGGCCTCCCACCCCACGACACCACCCTCTGGGGACGCCAGGTGGGCggggggcaggaggaagagcGACGGGAGGAGCAGGGGAGAGGGCCGCGTGGGGGCCCTAAGAGGATGGGGGCGGGCCTCGGTGCTCACCGGTCTGGCCGCTGGGTCGGCAGTCTCCTCGCTGGGAGGGGGGTGCCCAGCACTACTCCCCTCGACACGAGGGGGCTCCTCAAGCTGCAGCAGGTTTAGCTGGAGCGGGGAGCTGCATCTCGAGTTGAAGAGCAGAGAGTCGGGGCggcggggagggctggggggcGGCAGGGGCAGGGACGGAGAAGGGGAGTGGGAAGCGGGGGCCTGGGGTGCCCCACAGGGGTaggtgggtggggcagggaagagATAGTTAGGGAGCACCAAGGCCACCACTGGGGTCACCAGTGGGGCAGGGAAAGCTGCAGGAGACACAGATGTGGGTgcaggagggagaggctgggggccTCCTCTGGGGGAGAacgcggggagggggcagggctggacCACAGCCGGGAAGGGCGGCGTGGCTggtggtgggggccagggggcaGAGGATGGCACAGGTGACGGGTGGGAGACGGGGCAGGGGGCTTCGGCCTGAGGGGTCGGGTGCTGGCGGGAGCGCTTGGCTTTGGATCGGCAGTGGTGGCGGCGGCCGGGGGCTGCGGGGCCGTGGCGGCAGCCTGAGGGGAGAGACTAGGGTAAGCAAGGCCCTCGACCTGGGGGTTAGCAGCCCTGCCACCCCGGCCGGCTGCCCTGCCACTCGGACCAGGGAGAGGATAGGCCCCAGAGAGTCTGCCTCCCTGGCCCACATGTAACAGAGGAGACTCTGGAGAGGTGGGGGGACCTTCAGGGAAGACGCGGGAATCACTGACAAAGCGGCCGGGGGAGGAGAGGTTACACGAGGCGGGGTGCTGCAGGTGTGCAGAAGACCGAGGCCTGCTGGCGGACAGCAGGCAGGCGAGGTCGTGGACGAATGGGCAGGTGGCTCCGGTCCAGCAGGCAACTACCAGCCTGGGCGACCCTCCTGCCAGTGGGGCTGTGCTCCGCATGGCTCATGATGGAGCCAAGGTGGGCGGGAAAGCCCAGTTCCTAGCCCTATGCCCGCCTGCAGGGGGCCTCCCTCAGGCACCTGGAGGGCTGCCACCTGCCCTTGAAGCCCTGCCCCCACCCGAAGTCGTCCCAGTCCTCCCTGCCGGTCTACACAGATCTCCCAGTCAGCAGCAACTGAGTCCTGAGTGGGCTCgcttcctgccccagcccccagacTGGGCCTGGAGTGGCTTACCTGGAGCAGAGCGCCCCTGCCTGCCTGTCTCAGTGCTGCCCTCCTCTGGCGGCAGCCTGGACCCCTGCCCGCTGGGGAGGAGCTAGCGAGGGGCCATCCCTAGGCAGGGCCCTGGTGGCGGAGGTGGCAATAGCCTGGGTCCCTGGAGCACAAGGATCTCCCTCAAGAACCCCTCCCCCGACAGTCTGGCCCTAGACCAGGTGCAGGCAGGTGGCTACCCAACTCACCGGGGCCCGAGGGGGCCGTGGAGGAGCCGTCAAGTCCACGCAGCCTGCCATGGTCGCGGAAACGGCTGAGGAAGGCCTGCTCCTCCTTCTGGGTGTGCAGGGACAGCACAGCCTTGGTCAGGCCCACTGGCCGGTAGGCACCTGCGGCTGGGTCAGGGGCCAccgtggggctgggggctgggctgggagctgggccaAGAGGCAAGCCAGGCAGGTCCTCCATCATGATGATGTCTGAGGAAGATGAGACAGGGGAAAGGTCAGAATCACCTTAAGTGTTAGCACACCCACACCACACGGCACCCTCCATGTCCAGCAGCTTAGCCAAAGACCTGGGCTCTGCCCTGCGGCCGAGCCTGGGCCTCCCCTGCATCTCTTGGCCACCTCCCCACCGAGAACTGGCTCTGGGCCTTCTTCCCCGTGTAAAGCCGTCCCAGGGTAAGAAAGGGATACTCAGTCCTCGTCAGTGGCACTACCCTAGGATGACCCCCCCGTGACTCCTTGGAAGGGAAGCCCACACCTCGCACTTCCCTCACTCGTTTTCCAGGTCAATGCCCGAAGACCCTTCAGGGCTTTTCAACAGTCCCTGCCTCGACCGTCTGCGGGCAGCACCTCAGGCTGACCTACACCCCAGACTTTGTGTGTGAACTGACGGTGAGAACACAGGAAGCAGGATGAGGGACAGACaaggcggcagaggctggcgggCGGGTGGAGAGCAAGAAGCGGCAGCCCTGAGCTAAGACGGGGGCCTCCTTCTCTCCATCAGGAACCAGAGGGCGGGAGAAGGCAGCCGGCAGGAGGGGGGACGCTGGCTGGGGGAGCAGAGGGAGCCCGGGCACCACCCCCCTCAGCCACGCCCGTACCCGATTCCGGGGGCTTCTTGTCTCCCACATGGACGATGGTGGAGCTGAAGCTACACTGACTGGTGACGGACACCACGCTCTCCGCCTTATTGGCCAGGGCGAGCGGGCTCAGGGCGCCTCCTCCCACCACCGGCTCCTTCAGAGGGGCGGCCCCCTCCCCAGACAGCACTGCCGATGGATCTGTACGGAGAGATGCCGGTTATCGCCCcgctgggaggctgggagaggaaaccccagtgggggtggggagagagaggagcgTGGAGATCTGGAGGCTGGGCGGGGACGGGACAGAGTGAGGTGGGGCCCCAAAGACAGAAATGCAGACGCAGGAACAGAGGACAGGGTTGTGGAGGCAGGATGGCCTGGCTCTTCACCTTTCTCGGCCCCCACAGAGACCGCTCCCGCCCGCTGCCTGTCCTCGTCGGAGGCCGAAGAGGCGGTGCAGGACGAGGAGGAGGTGCACTTGCGCTTGGTCGTGCTGGGGAGGTTGCAGCTCTCCAGGTACCTGAGGAAGCACCAGAAGACATGAGAGCAGCgcctgggtggggcagggccGGGGCCCAAGCGGGAGAATGGGCCAGGATGGCCTTACCTGAGGATGCTGTCCAGGCAGTTGATCTGCTGGTAGGAGCAACCCGAGGCTTCTTTCCGCTCAGCCTCCTCAGGAGCTGAGGCTACTAGGGCCTGGGTCAGAGCAGGTGCCACCTCCAGCTCTGGGTCTGCAGATTGGCAGGGAAGGGTCTTGGCCTTGAATGTGCCTGCAGCTGGGCCGAGGAGAGAAAAGCTCCTCTGGGTTGGGCTGAGGGTCATGGGACCCGCCCCGCCCCAGGCCTCACTCCTcacccacaccctcaccaactcACCAGGGACACGGGGCCGGGGCAGAGGCCGGGCCCGGGACTCAATAAAAAGCTGCTGCCCCTGATGCTTCACCAGGTGCACGTCCTTACAGATCTGCTGGAAGGTCACCTGTGGGGCAGGGCAGTGGGCAGCATTGGGGGGGCGTGGCCAGCCTGGGGAGCCCAGAGCGTAGTGCAAGAAAAaggccccagggcttccctggtggcgccgtggttgagagtccgcctgccgacgcaggggacgtgggttcgtgccccggtccgggaagatcccacatgctgcggagcggctgggcctgtgtgtgagccatggccgctgcgtccggagaggccacaacagtgagagacccacgtaccgcaaaaaaaaaaaagaaaaaggccccAGTGGGGAGGAGCAGAGATCACTATGAGAGCAGGAcgagaaagaaaaggaggtggACGCGGCTCCTCTGGGTTTGGCAGTGCTGACTCTGAGAACAAGGGAACGGGAGACTAAAGGGGTAAAGTGGCAGAGAGGCACTCACCGgtgcaggaggcccaggtccCTCGGCGTCACCCCCGTTGCTGGCACTGGAGGAGCCAGGGCTGAGGAGAGGGCCTGGGGAAGTCACCTGGCCGACTCCACAGAACCCGGTAGGGCTGGGGCTGTGCACAGGCTGAGGCAGGAAGAGCGACAGGTCAGATGTCCAAGGCCTTGTTCCGCACCCCTTCCTCATTCTCAAGCCCCGTCCCCTCAACTCTCACCTGTAACAGCAGCCGGTGGATCTGCTCAGAGAGCTCCTGGATATCAGGGTCCAGGGAGAGAGCGGGACTGGGGACTGGGGGAGTGAACACGTCTTCATTCAGGGGCGCCCTGCGGGGTGGGAAGGATGAGCTGAGCCCTGCCCCCTCCACACTGGCCCGCCCTCCAGGGCACCACCCACTTACGTTCGTACTTTGTGGCGGCCCAACACAAAGGCCACCTTGCGGCTCCAGGGGTGCACGAAGCCAGCCCAGCTGGTGTCCATGGTGACGTACTCCCCATTCCGGGCGCAGAAGCGGATAGGGGAGTGGTCAAAGGGCTGGCCAGCCAGCTGCAGGACTGAAGGGAGTGAGAAATGAGGTGCGGGTCAGTGGGAAGGAGAGCTAAGTAAGGTTGTGGAGCCCCCTGGAGCCTCCCCCCACCCGAAATCCAAGAGGCCAAGGCGCTGAAAGACACAATCACAAGGACAGCTGTTAGGAAGCCCTGGAGACAGCCGGAAGGGAGCGCAGGATGAAAGGAACTCACTCTTTTTGTGGATGGCCAGCATGAGGGGTCGGTCCTCGGGATGCAGGAAAAGGAGCACTGGGGCCCCCAGGAGGTCCTGGGGGAGGTAGCCCAGCAACGGGGCGGCCCTGAAATGACAGGAGGCATCAGAATGGCCAAAGCCTCGGCCCTGGACACCTCCTTTTTCTCCAGGTCCTGACCTCACCTTTCATCCACATCCTGGAAGAGGCAGCTGGGCGTGTGCCTCGTAGTGAAGATCCTCTTGTCGGGGGGAATCCGGggagctgaggcacagaaagtgTGGCCATTGGATTTCCTCCAGAACGGTCCAGCTCCTCAGCCCTCCATGCTGCCTCAGGCCCAGGCTGGCTGGCAGACAGTTCTCTCCACAGCTCTGCCTTGGGCCCTCTAGCCTACAAAGATG contains:
- the PER1 gene encoding period circadian protein homolog 1; protein product: MSGPLEGADGGGDPRPGESFCPGGAPSPGPPQHRPCPGASLADDTDANSNGSSGNESNGPESRGASQRSSHSSSSGNGKDSALLDTTESSKSTNSQSPSPPSSSIAYSLLSASSEQDNPSTSGCSSEQSARARTQKELMTALRELKLRLPPERRGKGRSGTLATLQYALACVKQVQANQEYYQQWSLEEGEPCAMDMSTYTLEELEHITSEYTLRNQDTFSVAVSFLTGRIVYISEQAGILLRCKQDVFRGARFSELLAPQDVGVFYGSTAPSRLPTWGTGASAGSGLKDFTQEKSVFCRIRGGPDRDPGPRYQPFRLTPYVTKIRVSDGAPAQPCCLLIAERIHSGYEAPRIPPDKRIFTTRHTPSCLFQDVDERAAPLLGYLPQDLLGAPVLLFLHPEDRPLMLAIHKKILQLAGQPFDHSPIRFCARNGEYVTMDTSWAGFVHPWSRKVAFVLGRHKVRTAPLNEDVFTPPVPSPALSLDPDIQELSEQIHRLLLQPVHSPSPTGFCGVGQVTSPGPLLSPGSSSASNGGDAEGPGPPAPVTFQQICKDVHLVKHQGQQLFIESRARPLPRPRVPAAGTFKAKTLPCQSADPELEVAPALTQALVASAPEEAERKEASGCSYQQINCLDSILRYLESCNLPSTTKRKCTSSSSCTASSASDEDRQRAGAVSVGAEKDPSAVLSGEGAAPLKEPVVGGGALSPLALANKAESVVSVTSQCSFSSTIVHVGDKKPPESDIIMMEDLPGLPLGPAPSPAPSPTVAPDPAAGAYRPVGLTKAVLSLHTQKEEQAFLSRFRDHGRLRGLDGSSTAPSGPGCRHGPAAPGRRHHCRSKAKRSRQHPTPQAEAPCPVSHPSPVPSSAPWPPPPATPPFPAVVQPCPLPAFSPRGGPQPLPPAPTSVSPAAFPAPLVTPVVALVLPNYLFPAPPTYPCGAPQAPASHSPSPSLPLPPPSPPRRPDSLLFNSRCSSPLQLNLLQLEEPPRVEGSSAGHPPPSEETADPAARPVEITESSNQDALSGSSDLLELLLQEDSRSGTGSAASGSLGSGLGSGSGSGSHEGSSTSASITRSSQSSHTSKYFGSVDSSEAEAGAARARAEPGDQVIKYVLQDPIWLLMANADQHVMMTYQVPSRDMASVLKQDRERLRAMQKQQPRFSEDQRRELGAVHSWVRKGQLPRALDVMACVDCGSSTQDPGHPDDPLFSEMDGLGLEPMEEGGGEAGGGGGEGEGGDEAQAQAGAAVSSSQDLAMEEEEQGGSSSSPALPAAGNGTS